Proteins encoded by one window of Gammaproteobacteria bacterium:
- a CDS encoding transposase: NGITEGFHRKMKLIQRRAYGFKNFENYRLRVRVLCG, encoded by the coding sequence AATGGAATAACAGAAGGGTTCCATCGCAAGATGAAGTTGATTCAAAGACGTGCGTATGGATTTAAAAATTTTGAAAACTACCGATTACGAGTTAGAGTGTTATGTGGTTGA
- a CDS encoding tyrosine-type recombinase/integrase: MAEQNKINFTKAVLDSLALPAIGKRSYYYDTKMRGLGISITSTGTKSFIIYRWVNSKPERVTLGRYPDLSIEQARRKAIEINAAIAKGENPNDKRRADRAEISLEALFVEYLDRYAKLHKSSWQVDQMQFQRYLVPWKKRKLSSISKSDIQRLHQDIGRENGHYAANRLLALLSVMFNKAIEFGLWDKINPALGIKKFREQTRDRFLQADELPRFFSALAEEPNDTIRDYFILSLLTGARRTNLLTMKWEQVDLTRGEWYIPHTKNKTPQIVTLTPEAIVILQQRQASATNEYVFPTDSRAGHLVEPKRGWERILEKAGISNLRIHDLRRTLGSWQARTGASLAIIGKSLNHKSPQATAVYARLDLDPVRASVNKATKAIFQAAGIKPIIVNEPQKIE, translated from the coding sequence ATGGCTGAGCAAAATAAAATTAATTTCACGAAGGCGGTACTGGATTCTCTTGCTCTTCCTGCAATTGGGAAGCGATCTTATTATTATGACACTAAAATGCGCGGTTTGGGCATTAGCATCACCAGCACTGGTACTAAGTCTTTTATTATTTACCGGTGGGTAAATAGTAAACCAGAAAGAGTAACCTTGGGGCGCTATCCTGATCTAAGTATTGAACAAGCACGGCGTAAAGCAATAGAAATTAATGCAGCAATTGCAAAAGGAGAAAATCCTAATGATAAGCGACGCGCAGATAGGGCTGAAATATCCTTAGAAGCATTGTTTGTCGAATATTTAGACAGATATGCAAAGTTACATAAAAGTTCTTGGCAAGTCGATCAAATGCAATTTCAGCGTTATTTGGTTCCTTGGAAAAAAAGAAAGCTTTCTAGTATTAGTAAGAGTGATATACAAAGACTTCATCAAGATATCGGGCGAGAAAATGGGCATTATGCCGCTAATAGACTATTAGCGTTACTGAGTGTAATGTTCAATAAGGCTATAGAATTTGGTTTATGGGATAAGATAAATCCCGCATTAGGAATTAAAAAATTTCGAGAGCAAACCCGAGACCGCTTTTTGCAAGCGGATGAATTACCTCGATTTTTTTCCGCTTTGGCTGAAGAGCCTAACGATACTATTCGGGATTATTTTATTTTGTCGCTATTAACCGGTGCTAGACGGACAAATTTACTAACGATGAAATGGGAGCAGGTTGATTTGACCCGAGGCGAGTGGTACATACCGCATACGAAAAATAAAACGCCTCAAATCGTTACTTTAACTCCCGAAGCTATAGTTATTTTACAGCAACGCCAAGCATCAGCGACAAATGAGTACGTTTTTCCTACTGACAGTCGTGCCGGACATTTAGTGGAACCGAAAAGAGGATGGGAGCGCATTCTTGAAAAAGCGGGTATTTCCAACCTTCGTATTCATGATTTGCGTCGTACCCTGGGCAGTTGGCAAGCTAGAACGGGTGCATCATTGGCTATCATTGGAAAATCCCTTAACCACAAATCCCCTCAAGCAACAGCAGTTTATGCGCGGCTTGATCTAGACCCGGTACGGGCGTCAGTCAATAAAGCCACCAAAGCCATATTTCAGGCAGCGGGAATTAAACCTATAATAGTTAATGAGCCGCAAAAAATTGAATAA